The Thermococcus sp. genome has a segment encoding these proteins:
- a CDS encoding GTP cyclohydrolase, FolE2/MptA family, with protein sequence VEDVAREIFVKAREKFRGKIHVRVISNESIHKHDVIAETWS encoded by the coding sequence GTCGAGGACGTTGCCAGGGAGATTTTTGTAAAGGCGAGGGAGAAGTTCAGGGGCAAAATCCACGTTAGAGTTATCAGCAACGAGAGCATTCACAAGCACGACGTTATCGCGGAAACGTGGAGCTGA